One genomic segment of Thermodesulfobacterium sp. TA1 includes these proteins:
- a CDS encoding OmpP1/FadL family transporter, producing MFLSLFLSIGAILTFFSLLVVNAYAAGIAIYEQGVSGLGNAYAGAAASAEDGSTIFYNPAGLIKLNKPEASFGAHVIIPNANFKNTGSIGRNPITNSTYSLSGNNGGDAGVTAVVPNLYVSMPVDERLVVGLGVNSPFGLQTEYDKNWVGRYHAIKSKLITINFNPAVAYRVNSKLSLGLGLNFQWAEAEINNAINPITFAKFGDFTTQDGFAKLKGDDVSFSWNIGFLYELSENTRLGVSYRAKMTHQLKGKIEFENIPTNSTKIFKKDDVKARLNLPPMLSVSGLHKINKNWTVLADVTWTGWSRFEELRIKYDTLVIGDTVITTKWKDCFRYSLGISYQPNTKWIFRTGIAYDETPISSDKHRTPRIPDTDRFWVSFGVGYSYSERLKFDLGYVHIFFKKSYIDKEPVGEDLLRGGLKGYYRGHVDIISAQFRYAF from the coding sequence ATGTTTTTAAGTTTGTTTTTGAGTATTGGGGCGATTTTAACTTTTTTTTCTTTGTTAGTAGTAAACGCGTATGCGGCTGGGATTGCTATTTATGAACAAGGAGTAAGCGGGCTTGGAAATGCCTATGCAGGTGCTGCGGCCTCTGCTGAAGATGGAAGTACCATCTTTTATAATCCTGCGGGCTTGATTAAGCTCAATAAGCCGGAGGCATCTTTTGGAGCCCATGTGATCATTCCCAATGCCAATTTTAAAAATACAGGCTCTATAGGACGCAATCCCATTACTAATTCTACTTATTCTCTTTCTGGCAACAACGGAGGGGATGCTGGAGTAACGGCAGTAGTTCCTAATCTTTATGTTTCAATGCCTGTAGATGAACGTTTAGTGGTAGGTTTAGGGGTTAATTCTCCTTTTGGGCTCCAGACTGAGTATGATAAAAACTGGGTAGGACGCTATCATGCGATAAAATCTAAGCTTATAACCATTAATTTTAATCCAGCTGTGGCTTACCGAGTAAACTCAAAACTCAGTCTGGGCTTAGGTTTAAACTTTCAGTGGGCAGAGGCAGAAATAAACAACGCTATAAACCCTATAACTTTTGCTAAGTTTGGGGATTTTACTACTCAAGATGGATTTGCTAAGCTAAAAGGGGATGATGTGTCTTTTAGCTGGAACATAGGATTTCTTTATGAACTTTCAGAAAATACCAGATTGGGTGTTTCTTATAGGGCTAAGATGACCCATCAATTAAAAGGAAAGATTGAGTTTGAAAACATACCCACCAACTCAACAAAGATTTTTAAAAAAGATGATGTTAAGGCTAGGCTTAACCTTCCACCGATGCTTTCTGTTAGTGGTTTACATAAAATAAATAAAAACTGGACTGTTTTAGCAGATGTAACTTGGACCGGTTGGAGTAGGTTCGAAGAATTAAGGATTAAATATGACACTTTAGTTATAGGTGATACGGTTATCACTACTAAATGGAAAGATTGTTTTCGCTATTCTCTGGGGATATCTTATCAACCTAATACTAAATGGATTTTTCGTACAGGTATAGCCTATGATGAAACACCTATTTCTTCTGACAAACATAGAACCCCGAGGATACCAGATACTGACAGATTTTGGGTATCTTTTGGTGTAGGATATAGTTATTCTGAGAGGTTAAAGTTTGATTTAGGATATGTGCATATTTTTTTCAAAAAATCTTACATAGATAAAGAACCTGTAGGAGAAGACCTTCTTAGAGGAGGTTTAAAAGGCTATTATCGCGGACATGTAGACATAATAAGCGCTCAGTTTCGTTATGCTTTTTAA
- a CDS encoding AMP-binding protein, with amino-acid sequence MQLHERFIYTAKAYYNKIAIIDRAVDKRFTYQQTLIASLIFSRKIKRFKDRFIGIMLPNSSAAVFTVIGTLMAGKVPVMLNYSTKAEYNIRYAREKCNFRPVVTSKKLLERINCPVLEDMVFVEDWLEEIDLKEKLIAVGISKLPLKFLLTYCNVDEDQERTSVILFTSGSEKDPRAVELSHKNILSNIEGFSEMAKLTEKDVIMSILPFFHVFGITVNLWTPLYHGMTFITYPTPLDYQKICQIVKEEKPTVMAATPSFWWGYLKKAEPGTFDSLRLMVSGADKCPQSLRDAFWEKHGKLLLEGYGTTETSPAISANMPEANKPGSVGKPLPNLEVRIENYETGEICGPNEIGRILVRGPNVMKGYYNDLEETSMRIRHGWYDTGDMGYLDEDGYLWHVGRLKRFVKIGGEMVSLVKVEEELEKILPKEVECCVVEVPDEVKGAKIVAVVSQKVDEKDVLKKLAKVLPNLALPKQFVVMEELPKMGSGKIDFRRVQELVIEKMTF; translated from the coding sequence ATGCAACTTCATGAAAGATTTATTTATACTGCTAAAGCCTATTATAATAAGATAGCTATTATTGACAGAGCAGTTGACAAAAGATTTACTTACCAGCAAACCCTGATAGCAAGTCTTATTTTTTCTCGTAAGATAAAAAGATTTAAAGATCGATTTATAGGGATTATGCTTCCAAATTCTTCAGCTGCTGTGTTTACAGTTATCGGGACCCTAATGGCAGGAAAAGTCCCTGTTATGCTTAATTATTCTACTAAAGCAGAGTATAACATAAGATATGCCAGGGAAAAATGTAATTTTCGTCCGGTGGTTACTTCTAAAAAATTGCTTGAAAGGATTAATTGTCCGGTTTTAGAAGATATGGTTTTTGTAGAGGACTGGTTAGAAGAGATAGATTTAAAGGAAAAATTGATAGCTGTAGGTATTTCGAAACTTCCGCTAAAGTTTCTCCTGACCTACTGTAATGTAGATGAAGACCAAGAAAGGACTTCAGTCATTCTTTTTACCAGTGGAAGTGAGAAAGACCCTAGGGCTGTAGAATTAAGCCATAAAAACATCCTTAGCAACATTGAAGGTTTTAGTGAAATGGCTAAACTTACAGAAAAAGATGTTATCATGTCTATTTTGCCTTTTTTTCATGTTTTTGGGATTACAGTAAACCTTTGGACCCCTCTTTATCATGGCATGACTTTTATTACCTATCCCACCCCTCTTGATTATCAAAAAATCTGTCAAATCGTAAAAGAAGAAAAACCCACTGTAATGGCTGCTACTCCAAGTTTTTGGTGGGGATACCTTAAAAAGGCAGAGCCAGGCACTTTTGATAGCTTAAGGTTAATGGTAAGCGGAGCTGACAAATGCCCTCAATCTCTTAGAGATGCTTTTTGGGAAAAACACGGAAAACTCCTTTTAGAAGGCTATGGAACTACAGAAACTTCTCCTGCTATTTCAGCCAACATGCCAGAGGCTAATAAACCTGGAAGTGTAGGCAAACCTCTTCCTAATCTTGAAGTTAGAATAGAAAACTATGAAACCGGAGAAATCTGTGGCCCTAATGAAATAGGAAGGATATTAGTAAGAGGGCCTAATGTGATGAAAGGTTATTATAATGATTTAGAAGAAACCTCTATGAGGATAAGACATGGATGGTATGACACAGGAGACATGGGATATTTAGACGAAGACGGATATCTTTGGCATGTAGGGAGGCTCAAGAGGTTTGTTAAAATAGGGGGAGAGATGGTATCGTTGGTAAAAGTTGAAGAGGAATTAGAAAAAATTTTACCTAAGGAAGTAGAATGCTGTGTGGTAGAGGTACCTGATGAGGTTAAAGGGGCTAAAATTGTTGCGGTCGTAAGCCAGAAGGTAGATGAAAAGGATGTGCTAAAAAAACTTGCTAAGGTTCTTCCTAATTTAGCCCTACCTAAACAATTTGTAGTAATGGAAGAGCTTCCTAAGATGGGAAGTGGAAAAATAGATTTCCGTAGAGTACAAGAACTGGTAATAGAAAAGATGACCTTTTAA
- a CDS encoding MFS transporter, producing MKSSQKILILSGLVGNIIEWYDFVIYGYFAHIFAKLFFPTYDPVVSLILSFLTFAVGFLARPVGALLIGYLADKKGRKPALIISIYLMAIPSLLIMFLPTYQTIGISAPIILGILRIFQGLSTGGEYTTSVTFLLEHSHPNRRAFYASINLFGAILGILIGSFTATIFHHIFTEEELLGFTWRLIYLPTIILAYLGVVIRKQTYETPSFVKEALSPSKGFPLVYAIRHHKKSIILTLFLSAVQGIAFFTLFVYLSTYYHRVLKIPSDQAFFINTVAMIVLDLFIPIIAYFSDLYGRRPFFLFSLFLYSVCSIFLINLMLSGEFKVILISHLGFALISSLFMSILPATLAELFPVKIRGTSFSLLYNTSLAVFGGTVPMVCTYFVEKVKLLTFPGIYLSVISGLTLVLSIFLLPETNPQKTKD from the coding sequence ATGAAATCTTCTCAAAAAATACTTATTTTATCTGGTCTTGTAGGAAATATAATCGAATGGTATGATTTTGTTATATATGGTTATTTTGCCCATATTTTTGCTAAATTATTTTTTCCAACTTATGATCCTGTAGTTTCGCTTATTCTAAGTTTTTTGACCTTTGCGGTAGGATTTTTAGCCCGTCCTGTTGGGGCTCTTTTAATAGGTTATTTAGCAGACAAGAAGGGTAGAAAACCTGCCTTGATTATTTCTATATATCTTATGGCAATCCCTTCTTTGCTTATTATGTTTCTTCCTACCTATCAAACTATAGGAATTTCTGCTCCTATCATTCTTGGGATTTTAAGGATCTTTCAAGGTCTTTCTACCGGTGGAGAATATACTACCTCGGTTACATTTTTACTTGAGCATAGTCATCCTAATCGTAGAGCCTTTTATGCAAGCATAAACCTTTTTGGAGCAATTCTTGGTATCCTTATTGGTTCGTTTACTGCTACCATTTTTCATCACATCTTTACCGAAGAAGAACTATTAGGTTTTACCTGGAGGTTAATCTATCTTCCTACTATAATTTTAGCTTATCTCGGGGTGGTGATAAGAAAACAAACCTATGAGACACCGTCCTTTGTTAAAGAAGCTCTTTCGCCTTCTAAAGGTTTCCCTCTGGTTTACGCAATAAGGCACCATAAAAAGTCTATAATTTTAACCCTTTTTCTCTCTGCGGTTCAAGGTATAGCCTTCTTTACCCTTTTTGTTTATCTATCCACTTATTATCACAGAGTTCTTAAAATCCCTTCAGACCAAGCCTTTTTTATAAATACTGTTGCTATGATAGTGCTTGACCTTTTTATTCCTATTATTGCTTATTTTTCTGACCTTTACGGAAGGAGACCCTTCTTTTTATTTTCTCTGTTTTTATATTCTGTTTGTTCTATCTTTTTAATTAATCTCATGCTTTCTGGAGAGTTTAAAGTAATTCTAATTAGCCATCTTGGCTTTGCTTTGATATCTAGTCTTTTCATGAGTATACTTCCGGCTACCTTAGCTGAACTTTTTCCTGTAAAAATACGGGGAACTTCTTTTTCGTTGCTTTACAATACCTCCCTTGCAGTTTTTGGTGGAACCGTTCCTATGGTTTGTACCTATTTTGTTGAAAAAGTAAAACTTTTAACTTTTCCTGGGATTTATCTCTCGGTCATTTCAGGTTTAACCTTAGTTTTATCCATCTTTTTGCTTCCTGAAACCAATCCCCAAAAGACTAAAGACTAA
- a CDS encoding cation diffusion facilitator family transporter: protein MEAKGTCGIKVSLFSLFLSILIFLIKLIAYFITKSVAIYSDAMESTINILSAFTAFIGLKIALKPPDPEHPYGHTKIEYLFSILEATFILLASISILWKAFQNLKAPQPPPNLNQGFILIGLTIVFNGLISLLAYLQGKKENSPILVAHAHHIFTDVLTTSGVIVGLFLAKIFQKWILDPLIAIVLGINILYMGFKLTKESVSSLLDASLPKDKAESIKNIITNTIESHPQRDQIHDIHEFKTRRAGRKSFVEFHLTVSDTMSVKCAHDICNEIEKNISEKHEDVKVTIHIEPKEYNQG, encoded by the coding sequence ATGGAAGCTAAAGGAACTTGTGGTATTAAAGTTTCGCTTTTCAGTCTGTTTTTAAGTATTTTAATTTTTTTAATCAAGCTCATAGCTTATTTTATTACTAAATCTGTAGCTATTTATTCAGATGCGATGGAATCTACCATAAACATACTTTCTGCTTTTACCGCCTTTATAGGGTTAAAGATCGCGCTTAAACCACCTGACCCAGAACATCCTTATGGCCATACCAAAATAGAATACCTTTTTTCTATCTTAGAAGCAACCTTTATCCTTTTAGCCTCTATTTCTATCTTGTGGAAGGCCTTTCAAAATCTTAAAGCACCTCAACCTCCCCCTAACCTTAACCAAGGGTTTATTTTAATAGGTCTAACCATCGTTTTTAATGGGCTTATTTCACTTTTAGCTTATTTACAAGGAAAAAAGGAAAACTCACCGATATTAGTAGCACACGCCCATCATATTTTTACCGACGTTTTAACCACTTCAGGGGTGATAGTAGGGCTTTTTTTGGCAAAAATTTTTCAAAAATGGATTTTAGACCCTTTGATAGCCATAGTCTTAGGGATTAATATTCTTTATATGGGATTTAAACTTACTAAAGAATCGGTCAGCTCTCTACTTGATGCAAGTTTACCAAAAGATAAGGCTGAATCAATAAAAAATATCATTACTAACACCATTGAAAGCCACCCTCAAAGAGACCAAATTCATGATATTCACGAGTTTAAAACCAGAAGAGCAGGAAGAAAAAGCTTTGTAGAGTTTCATCTCACGGTCTCAGACACGATGTCTGTAAAATGTGCCCACGATATCTGTAATGAAATAGAAAAAAACATTTCAGAAAAACACGAAGACGTTAAGGTAACCATACATATAGAACCTAAAGAGTACAACCAGGGCTAA
- a CDS encoding 2-phosphosulfolactate phosphatase, with product MFKVFLSPGEKGCQKVRELKAIAVVVDALRASATIIALLEKGIETIFVVSEVEDAWELKKSFPEALLVGERNNLKIDGFDYSNSPSEIFNAPNLNGKSVIFTSTSGARRILACKGATKVFVGTTLNAEFLSSVLRENSLKHQKDIVIIPAGVYEKEDFSEEDVVASWEIAKRIGFPVIDETGFLTEEIKNREVEKNFYLSKHGRELLEIGLEKDVKICAQVGIAQTIPEVYQFTEKAAVIKNSLEKV from the coding sequence ATGTTTAAAGTGTTTTTGTCTCCAGGAGAAAAAGGGTGTCAAAAAGTAAGGGAGCTTAAGGCAATAGCTGTGGTAGTAGATGCTTTAAGGGCGAGTGCTACTATAATAGCTTTATTAGAAAAGGGGATAGAAACCATTTTTGTAGTTTCTGAGGTAGAAGACGCTTGGGAATTAAAAAAATCTTTTCCAGAGGCTTTGTTGGTAGGAGAAAGAAATAATTTAAAAATAGATGGGTTTGATTATAGCAACAGTCCATCAGAAATATTTAATGCTCCTAACCTTAACGGAAAATCTGTTATTTTTACTTCTACCTCCGGAGCAAGAAGGATACTTGCTTGTAAAGGGGCTACTAAGGTTTTTGTAGGCACTACCTTAAACGCAGAGTTTTTATCTTCTGTCTTAAGGGAAAACAGCTTGAAACATCAAAAAGACATCGTCATCATCCCAGCAGGTGTTTATGAAAAAGAAGATTTTTCTGAAGAAGACGTGGTAGCTTCTTGGGAAATAGCTAAAAGGATAGGGTTTCCTGTAATCGATGAAACCGGTTTTTTAACCGAAGAGATTAAAAATCGAGAGGTAGAAAAAAATTTCTATCTTTCTAAACACGGTAGAGAACTTTTAGAAATTGGGTTAGAAAAAGACGTAAAAATTTGTGCTCAAGTAGGAATAGCCCAAACCATACCAGAGGTTTATCAATTTACAGAAAAAGCAGCAGTAATTAAAAATTCTTTAGAAAAGGTTTAA